Proteins encoded within one genomic window of Mycobacteriales bacterium:
- a CDS encoding IlvD/Edd family dehydratase, translating into MTDTTSTPDGAEQPMRSQGWFGGRGRSGFIHRSWMRNQGFTPEVFDGRPVIGIANSWSELAPCNAHLRDVADAVKRGVWQAGGFPLEFPTMSLGESIMRPTTMLFRNLMSMEVEEQIRANPVDAVVLLSGCDKTTPAMLMGAASADIPAIMVTGGPMLNGKFRGKDIGSGTAVWRFEQEVNAGRMTQDDFLAAESCQSRSRGHCMTMGTASTMASMAEALGMQLTGSAAIPAVDARRYVVSQASGQRIVQMAREDLRISKILTREAFENAIRVNAAIGGSTNAVVHLIAMAGRLGVPLGLDDFEELARSVPTLVDLMPSGRFLMEDFYYAGGLPVVMRELSDQLNRDALTVTGRSIGDNVADAECWNREVIRTVDDPFQPADTGTAILRGNLCPNGAVIKQSAASPHLLKHRGKALVFDTVEDYHAVSDSDDLDVDESTVLVVRNAGPRGYPGFPEVGNVPLPRKVAEKGVDDMVRISDARMSGTGFGTVVLHIAPEAAVGGPLALVHSGDWISLDVASRSLTLEVDEEELDRRRQQWSPPEPIYQRGYAQLYTEHVLQADRGADFDFLLGGSGHEIPRDSH; encoded by the coding sequence ATGACCGACACGACGTCGACGCCGGACGGCGCGGAGCAGCCGATGCGCAGCCAGGGCTGGTTCGGCGGCCGGGGACGGTCCGGATTCATCCACCGCTCGTGGATGCGCAACCAGGGCTTTACACCCGAGGTCTTCGACGGCAGGCCGGTCATCGGCATCGCCAACAGCTGGTCCGAGCTCGCCCCCTGCAACGCCCACCTGCGCGACGTCGCCGACGCCGTGAAGCGGGGCGTCTGGCAGGCCGGCGGGTTCCCGCTCGAGTTTCCCACCATGTCGCTGGGCGAGTCGATCATGCGGCCGACCACGATGCTCTTCCGCAACCTGATGTCGATGGAGGTGGAGGAGCAGATCCGGGCCAACCCGGTCGACGCCGTGGTCCTGCTCTCGGGGTGTGACAAGACGACGCCGGCGATGCTCATGGGCGCCGCCAGCGCCGACATCCCGGCGATCATGGTGACCGGCGGGCCGATGCTCAACGGCAAGTTCCGCGGCAAGGACATCGGCTCGGGCACCGCCGTGTGGCGGTTCGAGCAGGAGGTCAACGCCGGCCGTATGACGCAGGACGACTTCCTCGCGGCCGAGTCTTGCCAGTCCCGCAGCCGTGGGCACTGCATGACGATGGGCACCGCCTCCACGATGGCCAGCATGGCCGAGGCGCTCGGGATGCAGCTGACCGGATCGGCGGCGATCCCGGCCGTCGACGCCCGGCGCTACGTCGTGTCGCAGGCCAGCGGCCAGCGGATCGTGCAGATGGCCCGCGAGGACCTGCGGATCAGCAAGATCCTCACCCGGGAGGCGTTCGAGAACGCGATCCGCGTCAACGCCGCGATCGGCGGCTCCACCAACGCGGTGGTCCACCTGATCGCCATGGCCGGGCGGCTCGGCGTACCCCTCGGGCTCGACGACTTCGAGGAACTGGCCCGGTCTGTGCCGACGCTGGTCGACCTGATGCCCTCCGGGCGATTCCTGATGGAGGACTTCTACTACGCCGGTGGTCTGCCGGTCGTGATGCGCGAGCTCAGTGACCAGCTCAACCGCGACGCACTCACCGTCACCGGCCGGTCCATCGGGGACAACGTCGCCGATGCGGAGTGCTGGAACCGCGAGGTCATCCGGACCGTCGACGACCCCTTCCAGCCCGCCGACACCGGTACGGCGATCCTGCGCGGCAACCTTTGCCCGAACGGCGCGGTCATCAAGCAGTCCGCGGCGTCCCCGCACCTGCTCAAGCACCGTGGCAAGGCGCTGGTCTTCGACACCGTCGAGGACTACCACGCGGTCAGCGATTCCGACGACCTCGACGTCGACGAGTCGACCGTCCTGGTCGTGCGCAACGCCGGTCCGCGCGGCTACCCCGGTTTCCCGGAGGTCGGCAACGTGCCCCTGCCGCGGAAGGTGGCGGAGAAGGGGGTCGACGACATGGTCCGGATCTCCGACGCCCGGATGAGTGGCACCGGCTTCGGCACGGTCGTCCTGCACATCGCTCCGGAAGCCGCGGTGGGCGGCCCACTCGCGCTCGTGCACTCCGGAGACTGGATCTCCCTCGACGTCGCGAGCCGGAGTCTGACCCTCGAAGTCGACGAGGAAGAACTGGACCGGAGGCGTCAACAATGGTCGCCGCCGGAGCCTATTTACCAGCGCGGCTACGCACAGTTATATACAGAGCACGTCTTGCAGGCAGACCGTGGCGCCGACTTCGACTTTCTTCTTGGTGGAAGTGGCCATGAAATACCACGGGACTCCCACTAA
- a CDS encoding sugar ABC transporter substrate-binding protein, with amino-acid sequence MSEDQERARAGLEASRRQLLKGAGLGGLTVGAAGLLAACSSSTSSGSGTGAVGDYPSTPKWKWVFVNHVTTNPFFQATQYGIQDATKITNCTYQWTGSETSDVSQMVSAMNTAISSNADGIAVSLIDTKAFNAPTQKALAKGIPVVSYNADAAGNDRLAYIGQDLFLSGQKMGERIVQLVPSGDVALFIATPGSLNIQPRIDGAMQAIKASGKPIKATAIATGAEVNGEQAKIDAYYQGNKGVKGLFAVDAGSTQGVGQVMKKYSLQGKVHGGGYDLLPTTLQLIKEGVLDFTIDQLPYYQGWIPAMYLYMYKLSGTLLTPAETNTGLKFVTKDTVEPYLATQDRYVGNSAAQKYIKSS; translated from the coding sequence ATGTCCGAGGATCAGGAGCGCGCGCGTGCCGGGTTAGAGGCTTCACGCCGCCAGCTGCTGAAAGGGGCGGGCCTCGGTGGTCTCACCGTGGGTGCCGCCGGACTACTCGCCGCATGCAGCAGCAGCACGAGCAGCGGCAGTGGCACCGGGGCGGTCGGTGACTACCCGTCGACGCCGAAGTGGAAGTGGGTCTTCGTCAACCACGTGACGACCAACCCGTTCTTCCAGGCGACGCAGTACGGCATCCAGGATGCTACGAAGATCACCAACTGCACCTATCAGTGGACCGGGTCGGAGACCTCAGACGTCTCCCAGATGGTCAGCGCCATGAATACCGCGATCAGCAGCAACGCGGACGGCATCGCGGTGTCGCTGATCGACACCAAGGCATTCAACGCGCCCACGCAGAAGGCGCTCGCCAAGGGCATTCCGGTGGTTTCCTACAACGCCGACGCCGCCGGGAACGATCGACTCGCCTACATCGGGCAGGACCTGTTCCTGTCCGGCCAGAAAATGGGCGAGCGGATCGTCCAACTGGTGCCGTCCGGCGATGTTGCGCTTTTCATCGCGACCCCCGGTTCGCTCAACATCCAGCCGCGTATCGACGGCGCGATGCAGGCCATCAAGGCCTCCGGCAAGCCGATCAAGGCGACGGCGATCGCGACCGGAGCTGAGGTCAACGGTGAGCAGGCGAAGATCGACGCCTACTACCAGGGCAACAAGGGCGTCAAGGGCCTCTTCGCCGTCGACGCCGGAAGCACGCAGGGCGTCGGGCAGGTCATGAAGAAGTACAGCCTGCAGGGCAAGGTGCACGGTGGCGGTTACGACCTGCTGCCGACGACACTGCAGCTCATCAAGGAGGGCGTGCTCGACTTCACGATCGACCAGCTTCCGTACTACCAGGGCTGGATCCCGGCGATGTACCTCTACATGTACAAGCTGTCGGGGACGTTGCTCACCCCTGCGGAGACCAACACCGGCCTGAAGTTCGTCACCAAGGACACGGTCGAGCCATATCTCGCGACTCAGGACCGGTACGTCGGAAACTCGGCAGCCCAGAAGTACATCAAGAGCAGTTGA
- a CDS encoding ABC transporter permease, translating into MFSGLLRFRELSVVVVTVGLFIYFTVSKGSDFTGLDNIGNIANLTSSTAIIAAGEVMLLVCGEIDLSVGQTFALTPFIMMAMNDYGIPLFPSLLIALLVAAAFGLFNGVVTVILGLPSFITTLGTLYLIHGITLKVSGSFPRAAPQDGFLPHLLGGWQWSQIIWAISIALVMQIVLTSTKWGAYTIATGGNFLGASEAGIKVRAIKIRAFVLTATLGGFAGIMEGIHISQNFDPNAGGNDLMFAAVASSVIGGTALLGGSGTVIGAFFGAALLGILQDGFNVQGINSTTFIVVEGIAIIAAMVLNTQLARFRTGARAG; encoded by the coding sequence GTGTTCAGCGGTCTGCTGCGCTTCCGCGAGCTCAGTGTCGTCGTCGTGACGGTCGGCCTTTTCATCTATTTCACCGTCTCGAAGGGCTCGGACTTCACCGGCCTGGACAACATCGGCAACATCGCCAACCTCACCTCGTCCACCGCGATCATCGCGGCGGGCGAGGTGATGTTGCTGGTCTGCGGCGAGATCGACCTGTCGGTGGGTCAGACCTTCGCACTCACCCCGTTCATCATGATGGCGATGAACGACTACGGGATACCGCTGTTCCCGTCGCTGCTCATCGCCCTGCTCGTGGCCGCGGCGTTCGGATTGTTCAACGGCGTGGTCACGGTGATCCTCGGGTTACCGTCGTTCATCACCACGCTGGGCACCCTGTACCTGATCCACGGCATCACATTGAAGGTGTCCGGCAGCTTCCCGCGTGCCGCACCGCAGGACGGATTCCTCCCGCACCTGCTCGGCGGCTGGCAGTGGTCGCAGATCATCTGGGCCATCAGCATCGCGCTCGTCATGCAGATCGTCCTGACGAGCACGAAGTGGGGCGCCTACACGATCGCGACCGGCGGCAACTTCCTCGGCGCCTCCGAGGCCGGCATCAAGGTCCGGGCGATCAAGATCCGGGCCTTCGTGCTCACCGCCACCCTCGGTGGATTCGCCGGCATCATGGAAGGCATCCACATCTCGCAGAACTTCGACCCAAACGCGGGCGGCAACGACCTGATGTTCGCCGCCGTCGCCTCGTCGGTCATCGGCGGCACCGCACTACTCGGCGGCTCGGGAACCGTCATCGGCGCCTTCTTCGGAGCCGCACTGCTGGGGATCCTGCAGGACGGCTTCAACGTGCAGGGCATCAACTCGACCACCTTCATCGTCGTCGAGGGCATCGCGATCATCGCGGCCATGGTGCTCAACACGCAGCTGGCGAGATTCCGCACCGGCGCGAGGGCAGGTTGA
- a CDS encoding ATP-binding cassette domain-containing protein, producing the protein MTSVPQEKTAHPDAIRVENVAKHFGTVTALRDINMHVGKGEVLGLIGDNGAGKSTLIKILTGFHQPDEGQLYVDGQPVVLKSVKQARDLGIETVFQDLALVNTLSVYMNLHLNKEPTFGPFLRRRKMRTQARRYLDDIGISIPSVNAEVANLSGGQRQAIAVARSVYSNAKILLLDEPLSAMGAKEGGIILDLVRMLRERGDLSIIIIAHNYTQVLDVCDRVNLLQHGEITFDKPSSETSAEDLLDMVAREYRTGGKFAEGRGSYLSQIRDEE; encoded by the coding sequence GTGACCTCGGTTCCACAGGAGAAGACTGCCCACCCCGATGCCATCCGGGTCGAAAACGTCGCCAAGCACTTCGGCACCGTGACCGCCCTGCGCGACATCAACATGCACGTCGGCAAGGGCGAGGTGCTCGGCCTGATCGGCGACAACGGCGCGGGCAAGTCGACGCTGATCAAGATCCTGACCGGGTTCCACCAGCCGGACGAGGGCCAGCTCTACGTCGACGGGCAACCGGTCGTGCTCAAGTCGGTGAAGCAGGCCCGCGACCTCGGCATCGAGACCGTGTTCCAGGACCTGGCTCTGGTCAACACCCTGTCGGTCTACATGAACCTGCACCTGAACAAGGAGCCGACGTTCGGCCCCTTCCTGCGCCGCCGGAAGATGCGGACCCAGGCACGGCGGTATCTCGACGACATCGGCATCAGCATCCCGTCGGTCAATGCCGAGGTGGCCAACCTCTCCGGTGGTCAGCGGCAGGCGATCGCGGTCGCGCGGTCGGTCTACTCCAACGCCAAGATCCTGCTGCTCGACGAGCCGCTGTCCGCGATGGGCGCCAAGGAGGGCGGGATCATCCTCGACCTCGTGCGGATGCTCCGCGAGCGCGGCGACCTGTCGATCATCATCATCGCGCACAACTACACCCAGGTCCTCGACGTCTGCGACCGGGTGAATCTGCTGCAGCACGGCGAAATCACCTTCGACAAGCCGAGCTCCGAGACGTCGGCCGAAGACCTGCTCGACATGGTCGCCCGCGAATACCGCACCGGCGGAAAGTTCGCCGAAGGGCGGGGGAGCTACCTCTCCCAGATCCGGGACGAGGAGTAG
- a CDS encoding sugar ABC transporter substrate-binding protein, with amino-acid sequence MSDDEERVRTPLEASRRRLLGAGGLGGLTVGAAGLLAACSSSAAGGTGSEAVGDYPLTPKWKWVFVSHLTGSALFRATKFGIQDATTITNCTYQWTGSAVSDVSQMVDAMDTAISSGADGIAVSLVHGKAFNGPTKKALDKGIPVVSFNADAPENDRLAYIGQDLFRSGQEMGKRIVSLIPSGKVAIFIALPGSYTMQRRMDGAMQAIKDSGAPIEATAIGTGTQLSAEQAKIDAYYQDNEDVKGMFAVDPGSTQSLGLVMKKYSLQGRVHGGGYDLMPTTLQLIKAGVLDFTIDQMPYYQGWIPAMYLYMYKLSGTLLAPSDTDTGLKFVTKDTVDPYLDMPNRYEGTSPTQQYVDS; translated from the coding sequence ATGTCCGACGATGAGGAGCGCGTTCGCACGCCGTTAGAGGCCTCACGCCGCCGGCTACTCGGGGCGGGCGGTCTCGGCGGTCTCACCGTCGGTGCCGCCGGCCTACTTGCGGCCTGCAGCAGCAGTGCCGCGGGCGGGACCGGCAGCGAGGCGGTCGGTGACTACCCGTTGACGCCGAAGTGGAAGTGGGTCTTCGTCAGCCATTTGACGGGCAGCGCGCTCTTCCGTGCGACCAAGTTCGGCATCCAGGACGCCACGACGATCACCAACTGCACCTACCAGTGGACCGGTTCGGCCGTATCAGACGTGTCGCAGATGGTCGACGCCATGGATACCGCGATCAGCAGCGGCGCGGACGGCATCGCGGTGTCGCTCGTCCACGGCAAAGCGTTCAACGGCCCCACCAAGAAGGCGCTCGACAAGGGCATCCCGGTGGTTTCCTTCAACGCCGACGCCCCTGAGAACGACCGCCTTGCCTACATCGGCCAAGATCTCTTCCGGTCAGGTCAGGAGATGGGCAAGCGCATCGTGTCTTTGATCCCGTCCGGCAAGGTCGCAATCTTCATCGCCCTCCCCGGCTCGTACACCATGCAGCGCCGGATGGACGGCGCCATGCAGGCGATCAAGGACTCCGGTGCACCGATCGAGGCTACGGCGATCGGAACCGGGACCCAGCTCAGCGCCGAGCAGGCGAAGATCGACGCCTACTACCAGGACAACGAGGACGTGAAAGGCATGTTCGCCGTCGACCCCGGAAGCACGCAGAGCCTCGGGCTGGTCATGAAGAAGTACAGCCTGCAGGGCAGAGTGCATGGCGGCGGTTACGACCTGATGCCGACGACGCTGCAGCTCATCAAGGCCGGCGTGCTCGACTTCACGATCGACCAGATGCCCTACTACCAGGGCTGGATCCCGGCGATGTACCTCTACATGTACAAGCTGTCCGGCACGCTGCTGGCTCCGTCAGACACCGACACCGGTCTGAAGTTCGTCACGAAGGACACCGTCGACCCGTATCTGGACATGCCCAACCGCTACGAAGGCACCTCGCCTACTCAGCAATACGTCGACAGCTGA
- a CDS encoding carboxymuconolactone decarboxylase family protein, with product MSGSEDFERGLRIRREVLGDEFVDANLSESDEFMMTFQHLVTELAWGRAWSGTALDRKSKALLSLGILAALGRHQELAIYVRGALASGATVAEIEEVLVHVTIYCGTPAGRQSFLAVHEALRTAGVLPAE from the coding sequence GTGAGCGGCAGCGAGGATTTCGAGAGAGGGTTGCGCATCCGGCGCGAAGTGCTGGGCGACGAATTCGTCGACGCCAACTTGTCCGAATCGGATGAGTTCATGATGACGTTCCAACACCTCGTCACGGAGTTGGCGTGGGGACGTGCATGGAGCGGCACAGCGCTTGACCGTAAGTCGAAGGCGCTGCTGAGCCTTGGCATTCTCGCGGCACTGGGTCGACACCAGGAATTGGCCATCTATGTCCGAGGCGCGCTCGCTAGTGGCGCGACGGTGGCTGAGATCGAGGAAGTACTCGTCCACGTCACCATCTACTGCGGCACGCCTGCCGGCCGTCAGTCCTTCCTGGCCGTTCATGAGGCGCTCAGAACTGCGGGTGTGCTTCCCGCCGAATAG
- a CDS encoding family 43 glycosylhydrolase has product MSRRRGIVCSVAAAVAAALACAALAAPAAASAPTGVTVAPFSQTSKQVAAGPFTKIYDPSVGESQPWYINDHTIVRGRDGTWHLFGITHPEPADPDNEVNFAHATAPTLHGPWTKQPFALTVDPSFGETHLWAPYVMSWKGRYYMFYAGGGGSTTSEISVATSTDLWHWTRYRSDPLFRDGYDARDPFILRIGHSWVMYYTATDQPTGGHHIVAYRTSRDLLHWGSKHVAYTDPASGTFGGGTESPFVVHHHGRYYLFIGPRRGYVGTDVFASGDPLHFSIDHLVGHIAAHALEVVRDTDGSWWVTSAGWGQGGVSLAPLDWRRAVTTSGYDVTTSHYRARLTTHPEPDLTSLSVPDGGSRQQLLDSAFRGTLPYAGIGAFGDTDRPGVPVATTAGTDGTIAMTGIPIGDEPVTVDWTLKFRDTDFDTSFDWHVSAAPSAPAFEASWSLDTTLPRLGDSTNLDQNGDAPGFAHWTLAGDDRVSLVAAYRTGSAWSESNHWFDPSDGAISWQPLWNPVGTTWAPGDYPGGTWRIGVSEKPADTAYADALYAAVNAGR; this is encoded by the coding sequence ATGAGCCGGCGCCGCGGCATCGTCTGTTCGGTGGCGGCGGCGGTGGCAGCGGCGCTGGCATGCGCCGCGCTGGCGGCGCCCGCCGCCGCCTCGGCGCCGACCGGGGTCACGGTCGCGCCATTCAGCCAGACCAGCAAGCAGGTCGCGGCCGGGCCGTTCACCAAGATCTACGACCCGAGCGTCGGCGAGAGTCAGCCGTGGTACATCAACGACCACACCATCGTGCGGGGCCGCGACGGCACGTGGCACCTGTTCGGTATCACCCACCCGGAGCCGGCCGACCCGGACAACGAGGTCAACTTCGCACACGCCACCGCACCGACATTGCACGGCCCGTGGACGAAGCAGCCGTTCGCGCTGACCGTCGACCCGTCGTTCGGCGAGACCCATCTCTGGGCGCCGTACGTCATGTCGTGGAAGGGCCGCTATTACATGTTCTACGCGGGCGGCGGCGGCAGCACCACGTCGGAGATCAGCGTCGCCACGTCCACCGACCTGTGGCACTGGACCCGCTACCGCTCCGATCCACTGTTCCGGGACGGCTACGACGCCCGCGACCCGTTCATCCTGCGGATCGGCCACAGCTGGGTCATGTATTACACCGCGACGGACCAGCCGACCGGCGGACACCACATCGTCGCCTACCGCACCAGCCGCGACCTGCTGCACTGGGGCAGTAAGCACGTCGCCTACACCGACCCGGCCTCGGGCACCTTCGGCGGCGGGACCGAGTCGCCGTTCGTGGTGCATCATCACGGCCGGTACTACCTCTTCATCGGCCCGCGGCGCGGATACGTCGGCACCGACGTCTTCGCCAGTGGGGACCCACTGCACTTCAGCATCGACCACCTGGTCGGCCACATCGCCGCCCACGCGCTCGAGGTCGTCCGGGACACCGACGGCAGCTGGTGGGTGACCTCGGCCGGCTGGGGACAGGGCGGCGTGTCGCTCGCACCGCTCGACTGGCGGCGCGCCGTCACCACATCCGGGTACGACGTCACCACGTCCCACTACCGCGCCCGTCTGACCACCCACCCCGAGCCGGACCTCACCTCCCTGTCCGTTCCCGACGGCGGGTCCCGGCAGCAGCTTCTCGACTCGGCCTTCCGCGGCACGCTGCCCTACGCCGGCATCGGCGCATTCGGCGACACCGACCGGCCGGGCGTGCCGGTAGCGACCACCGCGGGTACCGACGGAACGATTGCCATGACCGGAATCCCGATCGGCGACGAACCGGTCACCGTCGATTGGACGCTCAAGTTCCGGGACACCGACTTCGACACGTCCTTCGACTGGCACGTCTCGGCGGCGCCCTCGGCCCCCGCGTTCGAGGCCAGCTGGTCACTCGACACGACGCTGCCCCGGCTCGGCGACTCGACGAACCTCGACCAGAACGGTGACGCGCCCGGCTTCGCGCACTGGACCCTCGCCGGCGACGACAGGGTGAGTCTGGTTGCGGCGTACCGCACCGGGTCGGCCTGGAGCGAATCCAATCACTGGTTCGACCCGTCCGACGGGGCGATCTCGTGGCAGCCGCTGTGGAACCCGGTCGGCACGACCTGGGCGCCCGGCGACTACCCGGGCGGCACCTGGCGGATCGGGGTAAGTGAGAAGCCGGCGGACACCGCGTACGCGGACGCGCTGTACGCGGCGGTGAACGCAGGACGCTGA